Below is a window of Candidatus Nitrosotenuis uzonensis DNA.
GCCCTAGTGAATGCCACAAAGTCAACTCTGAGTGACTCTTCTTCAAGTTCAGTCTTGACGTCAATGTCACTTGACTGCAGTATTGCCTCCACAATCATGTCTACAAAAGTCGTTCTTTTGGATGTAGTTGGTATGTAGACAACCACATCAAATGCCTTGCCCTTTGCCTTGTGAACTGTAGTTAGTGTTATCTTGGAGGAATTATTGCGTTCAACATAGGACTCTTCTGCTATGGAAATATAATCAAAGAGACCTTCCTCAGTAGGAATACCCATGGCAAGATATTCGTCTATCTGCCGTTTTACGGATATTGCCGTCGCAAACCACTCCGAACCTTTTGAGACGCACAACGGAAAGACTACTCTGTCAAACAGGCTATCAAATTCCTCCCTTTTCATTGCCATTCCCCAAGCTTTGATCTTCTCCAGCTTATCTGATTCCTTGTTTTTGTGTGCTCTTGACATATCAAAAGCCTCCTTTAGGGTATAAGGTGAGAATATAGTGAATGCAGCCGATATCTTGGCTTCTATTCTATCCGATATCAGCCCTCTCACAAAATTCAAAATCTCTCTTTTAGCCTGCTCTGTTGTTGCCTGTGATGACGTTGATGAATATCTTATGTTGTTAGCATCAAGATATTGCGATATCTCGATAATCTGCTTGTTTGTTCTTGTGATTATGCCTATTGTTTTCTCTTGGTTTGTCTCCACCACTTCGAGTATCTTGGAGAGGTATGCGGAAGTAGAGATTATCTTTGGTATCTGACCTCTATCCATGGATTTGAAGCAAGCCAGTTCGCGCTCAAACATATCTCGGTTTTTGGTCCTATTAAGAAAGTGTTCTTTAGAATAGTCCAGTATCTCTTGACAGCTTCTTCTGTTAAGTGAAAGCAGCTTTGATTCACAGATTCCTGTGAACTTGAGAAAGTTCTTTATCGAGCCTCCTTGAAATCCGAATATTGCCTGCTTGGAGTCTCCTACCAGAAACAAGTTTTCACCTACCATCTGGGCTATCCTTGCCTCAAGCTCGTTCATATCCTGCATCTCATCAACTAGAACGTGTTTGAATTTTGATCCGCGAAATTTCTCTATGAATCTCAAAAGCATGTCTGAATAATCTATCGCATTTCCTTTGGAATCCTCGTAGTGTATGTATGCATCAACAAAATATCTCAGAAATGCCTTTATCTCGTCAAGTGAATATGATGTCTTGGCCTGATCGTACAGTTTGTCAAGTAAGGCGTTTGCCTTTTCCACATCTATTTTGTCTGGCGTTATGCCAAAGCTCTTAATGTATCTCATAGCATTTTCAGTCTTTGGGACGATATCTGATATTATGTAGTCTTTAGAATAATGAAATGCATTATTTTTCTCAAAACTTCCAAGAATCATGTATCTCATTAGATTATTGCCTACAATGTCGCCTGTCACCACACTCGAATCTACTAGATAATTATACGCAAAGCTATGAAAAGTGTGAATATTCAACTTCATCAAATCCGAATCAGACAGTTTGCCCTTGGCCATCTTGAAGATGGCATCGAACATCTCTTTCTTTGCCTTTTCTGTAAATGTTATGCAGAGAATCTCCTCCGGTTTTACTCCGCTCTCAAGCAAGCTCATTACCTTCATTGAAAGAGTAGTTGTCTTGCCCGTACCAGGATTTGAGATAACTATGGTGTTTTTGTCTGAATTTAGTATCTCAGCTTGTTCCTTTGAAGGCTGCAAACTGGTGGGCATACATTATTTCTGGAATTTTACCTATACAAAAAGAATTTTGCAACGTTACGTGCCAGTATGTGCATCAAATCAGGCAACTGCACGCGTAATTGGATTTACGATCTCTTTAATCACGCCAATTCGTATCATAGCATGATCGCATGATCCACAGAAATGTTAAATGCGATTAACACATTTCCACAGTTGGAAATGTGAGATATGTCCGATGGTATTTGGAACATTTTGGTTTAATTGGCCTCTGTATGGACTATTCCAAAATATACCAAAACTACCTGCCATTAATGCAAACATACTTGCGCTGAACCCACTCCCGGCGACAAAATCTGGGCTGCGGGTTTTTTTCAAAAAAAGACTACTTTTAGGATACATTTTTGCAATTATGGCTGCAGTCCTGGCAAGTCTTACACATTCACTATCAAAGCCTTTGCTTGATGGTATAGAGCCGACACAGTCTATGAATCCACTGGTACTTGCCGTACTAATTTACATGGTGGCAGGCCTATTTCTCACTCCTGTAAAAAAATCCGACAAGTCAATACGCAGGCTGGGCGCAAAGAATCTTGCCCTTCTTTCCATGATTGGAATTGCCGAGGTTGCCGCAATGATCGTTTCGTTTTTTGGCATAACGGAAACAACTGCAGTAAATGCATCCATATTCATCAACGCAGAAATAATATTCTCAATTTCAATTGCGGCAGTTTTATTCAAAGAGCGTCTCAGGCAGAATGAGATACTCCCGTTCGGCCTTGTACTGCTTGGGGTGGTTGCAATACCAGTAGGCTATGACTTTTACCAGCACGGCATGGCGTTTACAAATCTTGTTCTTGGGGACATGCTGATAATACTTGGCGGTTTGTTTTTCTCAATTAGTAACATTATTGCAAAGTATCTAAGTGGTAACATTGATGCAAAGCGCATCACACAAATCTCATCGTTTGTGGCAGCTGGATTTGGTCTTGTGATGATATTAAACTTTAACATACCGTTTGATATTCAACTCTCTCAGCTGCCCACGGTGGTGGCAATGGGAATACTGGATGTAGGCCTTGCGACTCTTTTGTTTATAATCGCGCTTCGAACCATAGGGGCAATCAAGACAATACTCATATTTTCTACCGCCACCGTTTTTGGCATGATCTTTGCCCATGTGTTACTGGGCGAGTCCATAACTGCTCTGAATATCGTATCAATAGCTTCTGTTTTCATAGGGCTTTACTGGCTAAGGAAAAGATTCTCAGAAGAAGAGGCAGAAAAGCATACAGCGTAGTTATTTTTTGCACAAGAGCGTGGTATACCAGCCGCCAAGTGCTATCTCCTTATAATCTTCAAATCCTTCAGCAGAGCGTCGTTTCATAATATCTAATATCTGACTTGCGGTCACAGGATACACACGTTGTTCCACTCCATCAATATGGAATAACTCGAATCCAAATCCAGTAAGTCTTTCCAAATATTCTTTTGGCTCTACACCAGAGTTTGCAATTGCATTTGGCCAGAATTCCGTTAGTAGACTGACATTCTTGTTTTCCGTTATGGTCTTTTCCATTCCTGTTATGGCTTTTCCTTCCGAACCCTCTATATCCATCTTGATAAAATCGACTCGAAGATCACCTGCCTCGCTTTCAAGATACTGATCGATTGTCACGGTTTTTACATCAACAGTATTTTCGGTCGAATCTGATCCAGTGCTGTAATGATAGTCAAAGAGGCTGTGCTCTGAGCTATAGTATGGGGAAAGGTACAGCTTTGCACTTCCGATCTTATCTGATACTGCACAATTGATCACTTTGACATTGTCAAAACCGTTTTCCCTTGCACTTGCCCTGATCAAATCTACATTGTGTGCAAACGGTTCAAAAGAAAACACTCTCCCTGCATTTCCAACCAAACTTGCAGCAAGCATTGAATAAAATCCAAGATTAGCCCCAATATCCACCATCGTATATCCTGGCTTTAGATTCTCCCTTATTACGGCAGTCTCCAGTTTTTCATCATTGTATGCACCTGTGAACTTTACCTGTCTTGATAGATCCTTATCGGATTCATCCAAAACCATCTTGAACTTGCCAAAGTCGTGCACCCACGTCTTCATGCATGGTATTCTCTAATACCATTTAAATGGATTTAACAGGTAAAGTTCGTACCTGATTTTATGAAGCCTCAAGAAGTACCAAAGAGAATTGATTCGTTGAGCCTTGGCGTTATTTTCATTATAATCGCACTCGGAGTAGTATTTCAGATCTTTAACTATTTCGTAATAGAGCAGATGGATGATGAGCTTGATGTAATTGAAATCTCAGTTACAGTGGTATTTGGTATTGCGGCAGTGATGGTGTTTCTAGTTTCCAGAAGCTACAGCTGGAAGACTGAGGTGTTTGGCAAGACATACTTCTCACTAGGTATGGCATACTCCATGTTCATAATAGCTGAAATAATCTGGGATTATCATGAAGTGGTTCTGAAGACTTCGCCATATCCTTCGCCTGCCGACGTATTTTATTTTGCATTTTATCCATTTACCATATATCACCTTGTAAAGAATTGCAAATTCTTCAAACCGAAGCTTGGCAAGATTGAAAAGACATGGCTTCTTGCAATTCCTTTAGTAATAATAGGAATCTATTCTTATTCTGCGTATGACCAACTAGGTGAATTCAATCTTGATTTTTATTATGGAAGCGTATTTGTCATAGGAACATCAGTTACACTTACTTTTGCGATTCTTGGAGTCACAATATTCCGACATAGTTTGCTTGGAGTGATCTGGATGTTACTTGCATTCGGGATATTTCTGAATAGCTTGGCTGATGTGTGGTATTACTATCTTGAAATATTTGATCTTTATTCAAGGGAGCATGTCACCATGGCACTTTGGTTTACTAGCACGAATTTTATCATATATGCACTGTACAAGCACTACAAATCGATATGACCGGCTTATTGGCATCAGATGAGGAACTCTGAAGCATTAATTCCATCCTCGGTAAGCTCTATCCATCTATTTCTTCCAATTTTTTCTACGCGGACAAACTTCCACTGGTTTTCTAGTGGCTGTATGATGTTCTTGTCAAGACTTGCAAATCTTGCCTGCGTCAAATTCTCCTCCCTTGCGTTAACCGTGATCAAGTGGTCTCTTTCTGCAATATCGGCCATCTGTTTTTTTGTTATTTTACCGCCATGATCCCTGATTATCTTAAGTGCTAGGATAAGCTCAGGCCTTGGTGTGTGGATCTGATACGCTGGTATCTGGATGAGGTTTTTCACTCCGTACGACATCTGTTTTCCCTCAAAACCAGAATATCTTTCAGCTTCGGCATAAAACGGGATTATACTGTTATTTTCATTGAACATCATGCATGCCATCATGCATGCAATTGCTTGAATTTTTGAGCCTGATGCAAGATTCACATAAAGCGTGTTCTTTTGTTCGCTCTCAATTATTCTCTTTACCGATTTTATTATATTAAAAAGGTCTAGCCTGTCATGGTATTCTTTTACGACCCTGATCTTTTCCCTCTGCAGCTGTTTTTGGATCTTCTCTATATACGATCCTGCTTTATCTTCGCTTGGTTTTTCGTGCACCAGCAACCAGACCTTGTCAGCTTTCATCTCTTTTGCTGGCATTACAACTCTGTCGATCTCAAATCCGACAGGGGCTATGTGTACACGGAGGGTAGTGAGATTACTCATGAAAGTATCTAAAGTATGCTTACTATTGTGATATTATATAATAATTTCTACAGTACATGTGCTCTATGAACAAATCGATAATGTTTCCAAGAATAATCCGAGAATTTGATGACGGTCATGACGAAGAGCCGATGGTTTACAAGTGCAGCTAGGTGGTCGCAGTGCTGACTGAAGAGCAAATAAAAAAACTACTGGCAGATATCAAATCTGCTTATCTTGTAGGCTACTTTAACAACGATCTTGATACTGAGGCAGAAAAATGGGGCCAGATCCAGATTCTGGAATGGATTCTTTCCAAATAATTCTCATTTTTTAGAATATGGGTATAAAAGCTTAGTCAATTTTAATAGAACAATCTTTGGCGATCTAGTGTAAAGCATAACATGTTTTACAAACTGCACTCGTCACTGGCACGCTTGCATAACTAGCAAGCAGTGGTCTACCAGCCTGTTGCTATTGGCATTGTCTGATCGTGCCAGTGACCATTCTTAAATTAATCAGGTTTTCTTACCGTGTGAAATCGCTTCGTACAGGAGAGGCAATTATGAATTCATATCTGGTACATTGCAAATATGGTAAATCAAATCTCATTTTGACAAACTTCCAAATTATGATTGAAAATTTTAATGGACTTGTGCTGTCACTTGAATACTCTGAGATCTCAGACTTGCAACTAGTCGATTTAAAGTCGGCCAGAATATCTTGGATGGAAGGAGAAAGTCTCTATCATCTTTCCATCAAATCAAACATGGCATCAAAAATCATACATGATTATGTTATTGCCAAGCAAATCTATGAGGAAAAATATGCATCTGTCCAAGAATACAAGGAATACGTTTGAAATAACGTCCAGTCCTCATGGAAAAGGATACCTGCATATAACTGATTCTGGAATCTACTTTGAATCTTTGATATATGGTCGTGTTTTCTCTCTTGACTTTGATACTATTACAAGGTATGGTATACAAGGACGACAGTTCAGAATCGACTGGATCATAAATGACACAAAATTATACTATGTTTTAACTGCGCCGTCCCCAAAACGAATCTTGGTTTCATATCAGAGAACAAATGAAGAATATGCACGTTCTGTACAGAAATAAACTGGGTATTTGATTACGTAGATCACTTTTGAAGGTCTTTAGAGTCATGTGAGAGTGTATTTTTCCCAGATCTGTCATGCCCCATGGGGGTTGGTTGAAAGTTTCTTTCAATAATTTGAGTGTTTGTCAATGTGGGGCTATGCAGACTCCTTCCAATTCTGGTCGGGTCGGTCATAGAAATAGAACCTACCGTAGATCTGGCAAGATCTATGCCAGATACTGCAAGATTTCTCATGCCATGCATCGCATTGAATACGCCTGACGCAAGGCGCATTCCACTACCACTTACAATTCCACCTACGACCGTACCAGCAGATACCGCACCAGTGATTGCTGATGACACAGAATGGAAAATCGAACCGAGTGCAGGAACAATCATGACAGGAATAAAAGTGACAAGCCCCATGACTGCAAGAGCCGCAAACCATTCTACGATTGGATCTGGACTGGCTGATGCGAATGTCTGCAGATGTGCGACTCCGGCAACTAATGCAAGTGCAGAAAACAGAGGCGCCATAATTAGACCGAACAACGCATCTATCATTCTACGAGTAACTCTTCTGAACATAGGCAGCAATGATAAGACTAGCACAAGCGGTATTGCAATTGCAATAATGGCAGTGAGTATCAACCTGATCGTGCTCAGAAGAAACGTCAAAAACATGAATACCAAAAATGCTACTGCTTTGAATATTGCAAGAAATGTGGTCATAAACATGTTTTTGAGCGTGGTAAAAGGATCTGTTACACCTGCCACAAGCTTGTCTAGTGAAAACTTGCATGATTCATCGTTTGGATGGCATTCTATACCGCTTCCAAGCTTGTTCAGAAGATATGCCACATTGCGTGAAGGTCTATCTGGCTCTTCATAATTTAGTATCCATACGGATGTATGTTCAACTGAAATCGCAATGAGATCCCATAATGGGGGGAAAAAGAAAAAAAACAAGATAAAGATAAGACCTCTTGACAGAATATTGTATCCGGTTTCTGGTGGGACGAAGTTGATATGTTCAAACATAAAGGACATTCCTGCAAATATTATCACAAATACAAATGCAGTCAACGCAATGTTGCGCAGGATCTGATAAATCTCAAAATTCCTATTGCCGGTTTCTCTACCGTTGTCTATGCTGTAGTCAAATTTAGGCATCTCTGTTATGAGCTTGATGTATGATATTTCAAGAACATCAGACCAGGTCAGAGTTGCTGCCACAACAGCTATTATGGCAACTACGATCCCTAGCATAATCACTCCGGCATCAAGAACAGCCGGACGATTCTTCAAAACTAATTTTACCACATGTTAAATGTAAAATTTGATTTTAAGATGCAGTTGATTGGAAACTAGAATAATTATTGACGTGATCACGCAGATTAGGTGCCTAGATCTGCAAATTATATCATATTGTCCAATCAAGCAACACCAGATGGTCAAGGTTGCAATCCTGCCGCTTCCATGATTTATAGCATGCCAATCGGGCAATTCTCAAATTGGTTTTTAAAGTAATCTGGTTTTGCTCTAGTTGCAAAAAATAGTAATTGATTTTGTAAATGTTGTAGCTACTACCTGCCTTCGAAAACAGA
It encodes the following:
- a CDS encoding UvrD-helicase domain-containing protein, which encodes MPTSLQPSKEQAEILNSDKNTIVISNPGTGKTTTLSMKVMSLLESGVKPEEILCITFTEKAKKEMFDAIFKMAKGKLSDSDLMKLNIHTFHSFAYNYLVDSSVVTGDIVGNNLMRYMILGSFEKNNAFHYSKDYIISDIVPKTENAMRYIKSFGITPDKIDVEKANALLDKLYDQAKTSYSLDEIKAFLRYFVDAYIHYEDSKGNAIDYSDMLLRFIEKFRGSKFKHVLVDEMQDMNELEARIAQMVGENLFLVGDSKQAIFGFQGGSIKNFLKFTGICESKLLSLNRRSCQEILDYSKEHFLNRTKNRDMFERELACFKSMDRGQIPKIISTSAYLSKILEVVETNQEKTIGIITRTNKQIIEISQYLDANNIRYSSTSSQATTEQAKREILNFVRGLISDRIEAKISAAFTIFSPYTLKEAFDMSRAHKNKESDKLEKIKAWGMAMKREEFDSLFDRVVFPLCVSKGSEWFATAISVKRQIDEYLAMGIPTEEGLFDYISIAEESYVERNNSSKITLTTVHKAKGKAFDVVVYIPTTSKRTTFVDMIVEAILQSSDIDVKTELEEESLRVDFVAFTRAKEKLVVITDDKNTRNYYVENLSEIQVDDRQDEMVATRLNNRLSEAFSLFIAGRTKESEALLRSENGWLEETIIDYFKNVEHFSYSSVKTDPYEFLIENIIKIPRYHAATDFGSAVHHALAEVSKGSARPEQFADDVRRAVENGMKAIEQIKRDFLGLKIIGVEKPRKLPLGSMITCDDQGLMFIGFIDAIFQHDKGYLIIDYKTDKNSNRVSDHKRQLAVYRKMHSILEGVPEEQISTCIVFVALRGGINTGRFDWSVEYEKRNAFPTFVSHLQTVLAWKRDPKKFIQDLLDTQKDELLYDAIKEKLSGVKS
- a CDS encoding DMT family transporter; translated protein: MVFGTFWFNWPLYGLFQNIPKLPAINANILALNPLPATKSGLRVFFKKRLLLGYIFAIMAAVLASLTHSLSKPLLDGIEPTQSMNPLVLAVLIYMVAGLFLTPVKKSDKSIRRLGAKNLALLSMIGIAEVAAMIVSFFGITETTAVNASIFINAEIIFSISIAAVLFKERLRQNEILPFGLVLLGVVAIPVGYDFYQHGMAFTNLVLGDMLIILGGLFFSISNIIAKYLSGNIDAKRITQISSFVAAGFGLVMILNFNIPFDIQLSQLPTVVAMGILDVGLATLLFIIALRTIGAIKTILIFSTATVFGMIFAHVLLGESITALNIVSIASVFIGLYWLRKRFSEEEAEKHTA
- a CDS encoding FkbM family methyltransferase; translation: MKTWVHDFGKFKMVLDESDKDLSRQVKFTGAYNDEKLETAVIRENLKPGYTMVDIGANLGFYSMLAASLVGNAGRVFSFEPFAHNVDLIRASARENGFDNVKVINCAVSDKIGSAKLYLSPYYSSEHSLFDYHYSTGSDSTENTVDVKTVTIDQYLESEAGDLRVDFIKMDIEGSEGKAITGMEKTITENKNVSLLTEFWPNAIANSGVEPKEYLERLTGFGFELFHIDGVEQRVYPVTASQILDIMKRRSAEGFEDYKEIALGGWYTTLLCKK
- a CDS encoding DUF6293 family protein, which translates into the protein MSNLTTLRVHIAPVGFEIDRVVMPAKEMKADKVWLLVHEKPSEDKAGSYIEKIQKQLQREKIRVVKEYHDRLDLFNIIKSVKRIIESEQKNTLYVNLASGSKIQAIACMMACMMFNENNSIIPFYAEAERYSGFEGKQMSYGVKNLIQIPAYQIHTPRPELILALKIIRDHGGKITKKQMADIAERDHLITVNAREENLTQARFASLDKNIIQPLENQWKFVRVEKIGRNRWIELTEDGINASEFLI